The Sphingobium sp. JS3065 genomic sequence CGTCACGCGCCGCCTTGACCCGCCGCAACCCCGCCGCCCGCAACCACTCCGCCGCCAGCCCCTCATCCCCCGACCGTAGCCCATAACCCTCCGGCGCGCGCCGCCCCAGCACCAGCGCCGCCAGCCCCACGCAGTCCAGCCCCCGCTCGACCGACCGCCCATGCAAGCGAAAGCGCGCGCCCACCAACGCCCGCGCCGCCGCCACGGCCGCGCTCAAGCCGCCCCCGGATAGCGCGTCAACAAATCCGTCCCCGGCAGATAAGGCTCCCCCCGAAAATTCACGACATTGCCGAACCGCCCGGCGCAGGTCGCCAACTGCCGGTCACACCCCTCGGTCAGCAAGGCCAAGGCCCCCGCCTCCACCGCAAAAGGCGGCGGATCGGCCAGGCTCACGCCCTCCGCGTCATTATCCACCACCCCCTGCACGATCCCGCCATTGGCCCCGGTCAACCAGCGCAAAGTGCCGAACGCATAGGCCCCCGCCGCCAACCCGGAAACAGCCGCGACGACATCCTCCACGGCCTCGACAGCAACCACCCGCCGCCGCCCGGCCAGATCGACCCGGCACTGCCGGTCCCCCAACGCCGCCCGGCAATCCGGCGAAGTCGAAGGCGCGACCGGCGCTTTCAAAGCCGCCATCGCTCCCACCAGCTCCGCCGTGAAGGCCCCCGCCCTGCGCGCCACCGCCCCCAACTCCCCGTGAGCCAGCAACAACCACAAATCCCCCGGAGCCTCCCACTCCGTCAGCCGCAATTCCAGCGCAGCCCCATCCCAGCGCCCCGCCATCAAATCCGCCTCACTGATCGCATCGGACACCAGAGCGCCCTCCACATCGGCGTCGCTCCCCTCGACCCCGATCCCGCTCCGCACGGCGGAGGGCGTCATCCCCGGCGCCGCCCGATACAGCAGATGCCCAACGGCCAAGTCCCGATCATGGCTGGTCAGCCCCATCGTCACCCCATCCCGCCGCTCGATCCGCCAGCAAAAGGCCAATGTCGCCAGCGGCCTGTCCAAAGCCTCCAGCCCGCTCATTCGCGTATCTCCACCAAGGGCACCGAAGGCGCTTCCCCCGCCGCGAATGTCGCCCGGTTGATATCCAGCCGATCCTCGGCAAAGCGCACCGGCACATCGAACCGGAACCCCGCCGTCAG encodes the following:
- a CDS encoding DUF2163 domain-containing protein; its protein translation is MSGLEALDRPLATLAFCWRIERRDGVTMGLTSHDRDLAVGHLLYRAAPGMTPSAVRSGIGVEGSDADVEGALVSDAISEADLMAGRWDGAALELRLTEWEAPGDLWLLLAHGELGAVARRAGAFTAELVGAMAALKAPVAPSTSPDCRAALGDRQCRVDLAGRRRVVAVEAVEDVVAAVSGLAAGAYAFGTLRWLTGANGGIVQGVVDNDAEGVSLADPPPFAVEAGALALLTEGCDRQLATCAGRFGNVVNFRGEPYLPGTDLLTRYPGAA
- a CDS encoding peptidoglycan endopeptidase — its product is MAAARALVGARFRLHGRSVERGLDCVGLAALVLGRRAPEGYGLRSGDEGLAAEWLRAAGLRRVKAARDGDLALVRPGPLQLHLMIVVPGGHVHAHAGVGRVVEMPGDSPWPVLGYWRPK